A region of Massilia sp. KIM DNA encodes the following proteins:
- a CDS encoding amino acid ABC transporter permease, whose translation MQFFDPTILQSGQYHDWLVQGLVLSLQLTAISFVFALPFGALVALMRTSTAAPLRAAGAAIVEGIRNVPLLAHLLFWYFAFPELLPEAAREFLYAHNPEAVCAVIALTLYSGVHMAEDIRSGIRAVPATQLEAARSLGLGRIQAVRLVLLPQALRASVPPLLSQTVNLWKDTSVATVIGAAEMMYQAARVETASFRSVEAFTFATLAYLSVSLLISLAAHLYQRRYPVRPA comes from the coding sequence TTGCAGTTTTTCGATCCGACCATCCTGCAGTCCGGCCAGTACCATGACTGGCTGGTGCAGGGCCTTGTCCTGTCGCTGCAGCTGACCGCGATCAGCTTCGTGTTCGCGCTGCCCTTCGGCGCGCTGGTGGCGCTGATGCGCACCTCGACCGCCGCGCCGCTGCGCGCCGCCGGCGCCGCGATCGTCGAGGGCATCCGCAACGTGCCCCTGCTGGCCCATCTGCTGTTCTGGTATTTCGCCTTTCCCGAACTGCTGCCGGAAGCGGCGCGCGAATTCCTGTACGCGCACAATCCGGAAGCGGTGTGCGCGGTGATCGCGCTCACGCTTTATAGCGGCGTGCACATGGCCGAGGACATCCGCAGCGGCATCCGCGCGGTGCCCGCCACCCAGCTCGAAGCGGCGCGTTCGCTCGGCCTCGGACGCATCCAGGCGGTGCGCCTGGTGCTGCTGCCCCAGGCCCTGCGCGCCTCGGTGCCGCCGCTGCTGTCGCAGACCGTCAACCTGTGGAAGGACACCAGCGTGGCCACCGTGATCGGCGCCGCCGAGATGATGTACCAGGCCGCGCGCGTGGAAACCGCGAGTTTCCGCAGCGTCGAGGCCTTCACCTTCGCGACCCTGGCCTACCTGAGCGTGTCGCTGCTGATCTCGCTGGCGGCCCACCTCTACCAGCGCCGTTATCCGGTCCGCCCGGCTTGA
- a CDS encoding amino acid ABC transporter permease encodes MLELIDTYWLYFLVGQYPDGPLGGLSLTVLLSGAALLLAMPLGLLLGIARVSSHRLLSWPVAAVVQLVRGVPLLLVVFWVYFFLPAVTGVKTGQATTMLLVLVLFDSIYLAEIVAAGIRALPKGQLESARSLGLSYPQALRLVVLPQTLRNGLPSIVSQLVSTIKATSLGYIIGLSEVSFIATQVNTLVFTQAVEVYLILALSYFILCFGLSRLAFLLERRLQRRAVQAS; translated from the coding sequence ATGCTCGAACTGATCGATACCTACTGGCTGTACTTCCTGGTCGGCCAATATCCCGACGGTCCGCTTGGCGGCCTGAGCCTGACCGTGCTGCTGTCCGGCGCCGCGCTGCTGCTGGCCATGCCGCTCGGCCTGCTGCTCGGGATCGCGCGCGTCAGCAGCCATCGTCTGCTGAGCTGGCCGGTGGCGGCCGTGGTGCAGCTGGTGCGCGGGGTGCCGCTGCTGCTGGTGGTGTTCTGGGTTTACTTCTTCCTGCCGGCCGTGACCGGCGTGAAGACGGGGCAGGCCACCACCATGCTGCTGGTGCTGGTGCTGTTCGACAGCATCTACCTGGCCGAGATCGTCGCCGCCGGCATCCGCGCGCTGCCCAAGGGGCAGCTGGAGAGCGCACGTTCGCTCGGCCTGTCGTATCCGCAGGCGCTGCGCCTGGTGGTGCTGCCCCAGACCTTGCGCAACGGGCTGCCCTCGATCGTGAGCCAGCTGGTGTCGACCATCAAGGCCACCTCGCTCGGCTATATCATCGGCCTGTCGGAAGTGTCCTTCATCGCCACCCAGGTCAACACCCTCGTGTTCACCCAGGCGGTCGAGGTCTACCTGATCCTGGCGCTGAGCTATTTCATCCTCTGTTTCGGCCTCTCGCGGCTGGCCTTCCTGCTCGAGCGGCGCCTGCAGCGCAGGGCCGTGCAGGCATCCTAA
- a CDS encoding amino acid ABC transporter ATP-binding protein: protein MIVLDQVNKWYGDYHALRSVSARVEKNEVVVVCGPSGSGKSTLIRTLNRLEEIDGGRIEIDGRDIHAKGLDVNQLRAGIGFVFQHFNLFPHLTVLENCTLAPVQLKRASAAEARAYALELLEQVGLAHKRDAYPNALSGGQQQRVAIARALAMRPPIMLFDEPTSALDPEMVGEVLQVMRKLAHGGMTMVCVTHEMGFAREVSDRVLFMAEGEILEQGTPEAFFTRPQHPRAQQFLADRNAT from the coding sequence ATGATCGTGCTCGATCAAGTCAACAAGTGGTACGGCGACTACCACGCCCTGCGCAGCGTGAGCGCGCGCGTGGAGAAGAACGAAGTGGTGGTGGTGTGCGGGCCCTCGGGTTCGGGCAAGTCGACCCTGATCCGCACCCTCAACCGGCTCGAGGAGATCGACGGCGGCCGCATCGAGATCGACGGTCGCGACATCCATGCCAAGGGGCTGGACGTCAACCAGCTGCGCGCCGGGATCGGCTTCGTGTTCCAGCACTTCAACCTGTTCCCGCACCTGACGGTATTGGAGAACTGCACCCTGGCTCCGGTCCAGCTCAAGCGCGCCAGCGCCGCCGAAGCGCGCGCCTATGCGCTCGAACTGCTGGAGCAGGTGGGCCTCGCGCACAAGCGCGACGCCTATCCGAACGCACTCTCGGGCGGCCAGCAGCAGCGGGTCGCGATCGCGCGCGCCCTGGCGATGCGTCCGCCCATCATGCTGTTCGACGAGCCGACCAGCGCCCTCGATCCCGAGATGGTGGGCGAGGTGCTGCAGGTCATGCGCAAGCTGGCCCATGGCGGCATGACCATGGTCTGCGTGACCCATGAGATGGGGTTCGCGCGGGAAGTGTCGGACCGGGTGCTGTTCATGGCCGAGGGCGAGATCCTGGAGCAGGGTACGCCCGAGGCCTTCTTCACCCGGCCGCAGCACCCGCGCGCCCAGCAGTTCCTTGCGGACCGCAATGCGACCTGA
- a CDS encoding S8 family serine peptidase, translated as MHTSTTFSLHKTTASIATAILALGWAVGAQAAPGEEFARGRILVEAKAGLSDAEFDKVLKLHGGGKKRKLGQSRMHVVDLPPGLSEQDAVEKLSRRPEIKFAELDRKVQAGVAVNDPYIGSAWHIGKIGAPSAWDRSQGAGVTIAILDSGVNIGHPDLKDRVVPGYNLYDNNTNVADVCGHGTAVAGAAAASTNNALGVAGVAGSAKIMPVRVAYLDSTKGCWAYFSTIASGITYAADHGARIANVSYVGIAGSSSIKSASKYMKSKGGLVFISAGNNNIDENVIPDTSFIIVSATDSYDRKSSFSSWGSFVSLSAPGSGIWTTSGTSGYSAWNGTSFASPVAAGVAGLMMAARPDLSGEQIEALLFKTSLDLGVAGRDPVFGYGRVNADAAVAAAVGYVQPVDASAPVASIAAPLASSSVSGVVPVTVNASDNVGVTRVELKVNGTVVAVDSAAPYSFSWDSKGVANGMNSLVAVAYDAAGNAGASAAVAVNVANTTTVIAKDTTAPTVAINNPVNGGSVSGTVTVSLSASDDAGAANITTTLLVDGKAVVTGKGGSLSYSWNTRKSGLGVHTVSATARDAAGNASTSSVSVTVR; from the coding sequence ATGCACACCTCCACCACCTTCTCCCTGCACAAGACCACCGCGTCGATCGCCACCGCCATCCTGGCCCTGGGCTGGGCTGTAGGCGCCCAGGCGGCGCCAGGAGAAGAGTTCGCAAGAGGACGCATCCTGGTCGAGGCCAAGGCCGGCCTCTCCGACGCCGAATTCGACAAGGTCTTGAAGCTGCACGGCGGCGGCAAGAAGCGCAAGCTGGGCCAGAGCCGCATGCACGTGGTCGACCTGCCGCCCGGCCTGTCGGAGCAGGACGCTGTCGAAAAGCTCTCGCGCCGCCCGGAAATCAAGTTCGCCGAACTGGACCGCAAGGTGCAGGCAGGCGTGGCCGTCAACGACCCCTACATCGGCAGCGCCTGGCACATCGGCAAGATCGGCGCCCCGAGCGCCTGGGATCGCAGCCAGGGCGCCGGCGTGACCATCGCCATCCTGGACAGCGGCGTGAATATCGGCCACCCGGACCTGAAGGACCGCGTGGTGCCCGGCTACAACCTCTACGACAACAACACCAACGTCGCCGACGTCTGCGGCCATGGCACCGCGGTGGCCGGCGCCGCGGCGGCCAGCACCAACAACGCCCTCGGCGTGGCCGGCGTGGCGGGCAGCGCGAAGATCATGCCGGTGCGGGTCGCCTACCTGGACAGCACCAAGGGCTGCTGGGCCTATTTCAGCACCATCGCCAGCGGCATCACTTACGCCGCCGACCATGGCGCGCGCATCGCCAACGTCAGCTATGTCGGGATTGCCGGCAGTTCGTCGATCAAGAGCGCCTCGAAATACATGAAGAGCAAGGGCGGCCTGGTGTTCATCTCGGCCGGCAACAACAACATCGACGAAAACGTCATCCCGGATACTTCCTTCATCATCGTGTCGGCCACCGACAGCTACGACAGGAAGTCGAGCTTCTCGAGCTGGGGCAGCTTCGTCTCGCTGTCGGCGCCGGGTTCCGGCATCTGGACCACCAGCGGTACCAGCGGCTACTCGGCCTGGAACGGCACCTCCTTCGCCAGCCCGGTGGCCGCCGGCGTGGCCGGCCTGATGATGGCCGCGCGCCCCGACCTCAGCGGCGAGCAGATCGAGGCGCTGCTGTTCAAGACTTCGCTGGACCTGGGCGTCGCCGGACGTGACCCGGTGTTCGGCTACGGCCGCGTGAATGCCGATGCCGCAGTGGCCGCCGCTGTCGGCTACGTCCAGCCGGTCGACGCGAGCGCGCCGGTGGCCAGCATTGCCGCGCCGCTTGCCAGCAGCTCGGTGTCGGGCGTGGTGCCGGTGACCGTGAACGCCAGCGACAACGTGGGCGTGACGCGGGTGGAACTGAAGGTCAACGGCACGGTGGTCGCGGTCGACAGCGCCGCGCCCTACAGCTTCAGCTGGGATTCGAAGGGTGTCGCCAACGGCATGAACAGCCTGGTCGCCGTCGCCTACGACGCGGCCGGCAATGCGGGCGCCTCGGCGGCCGTGGCGGTCAACGTGGCCAACACCACCACCGTGATCGCCAAGGACACGACCGCGCCGACCGTGGCGATCAACAATCCGGTCAACGGCGGCAGCGTGAGCGGCACGGTGACGGTGAGCCTGAGCGCCTCGGACGATGCGGGCGCCGCGAATATCACCACCACGCTGCTGGTCGACGGCAAGGCGGTGGTGACCGGGAAGGGCGGCTCGCTGTCGTACAGCTGGAATACGCGCAAGTCGGGCCTCGGTGTGCATACCGTCTCGGCCACCGCACGCGACGCGGCGGGCAATGCCAGCACCAGCAGCGTTAGCGTCACCGTACGCTGA
- a CDS encoding PEP-CTERM sorting domain-containing protein, translated as MKLSKLKAAAIAAIAGSALLCGAAQAIPIADKLIGSKLLGNSGNPDLLLEFEDLTGNDYVEADLVRDDSPTAYWDSGFWVIDVAPAQPGFFVMKFGTGSFPAGTADHYFFENVEDLTQLVFTSEQVSGLAPNCTAPTTTTTAKAGGGGGGKPPKDPKPAAATCEIGRLSHWVYVGEPGGGGGGGGQVPEPASLALLGAGLAGMLLRRRR; from the coding sequence ATGAAGTTGTCCAAACTCAAAGCCGCTGCAATCGCCGCAATCGCCGGCAGCGCGTTGCTGTGCGGCGCTGCCCAAGCCATTCCAATTGCGGATAAGCTCATCGGCTCCAAATTGCTCGGCAATTCCGGCAATCCGGATCTCTTACTTGAATTCGAGGACTTGACCGGCAATGATTACGTCGAGGCCGATCTAGTGCGCGATGACTCCCCGACCGCATACTGGGACTCCGGCTTCTGGGTCATCGACGTGGCGCCTGCCCAGCCGGGCTTCTTCGTGATGAAGTTCGGCACCGGCTCCTTCCCGGCGGGCACTGCCGATCACTATTTCTTTGAAAACGTCGAGGACTTGACGCAGCTGGTCTTTACCAGCGAGCAGGTGAGCGGCCTGGCCCCGAACTGCACGGCCCCAACCACTACCACCACTGCCAAGGCCGGAGGCGGGGGCGGAGGCAAGCCGCCCAAGGATCCGAAACCGGCGGCGGCCACTTGTGAAATCGGGCGCCTGAGCCACTGGGTCTACGTGGGTGAGCCGGGTGGTGGCGGGGGCGGCGGTGGGCAGGTGCCGGAGCCGGCCAGTCTCGCCCTGCTGGGCGCCGGCCTGGCCGGCATGCTGCTGCGCCGTCGTCGCTGA
- a CDS encoding pseudouridine synthase — protein sequence MTEPLRLSKRMSELGLCSRREADDWIAKGWVRVDGKVVNELGSKVLPHQKITVERQAAAEQSKRVTVLINKPVGFVSGQAEDGYKPAVTLIKPENRWAEDPSPEQFHPTQLRSLVPAGRLDIDSVGLLVLTQDGRIAKQLIGENTAIDKEYLVRVQYTKPGKLPDADLKKLNHGLWMDGKPLLPAKVRWQNEDQLSFVLKEGRKRQIRRMCDMVGLKVIGLKRVRIGRVKLGDLPPGQWRYLGADESF from the coding sequence ATGACCGAACCGCTCCGCCTGTCCAAACGCATGTCCGAACTCGGCCTGTGCTCCCGCCGCGAGGCCGATGACTGGATTGCCAAGGGCTGGGTGCGGGTCGACGGCAAGGTGGTCAACGAGCTGGGCAGCAAGGTGCTGCCGCACCAGAAAATCACGGTCGAACGCCAGGCGGCGGCCGAGCAGTCCAAGCGCGTCACGGTCCTGATCAACAAGCCGGTCGGCTTCGTCAGCGGCCAGGCCGAGGACGGCTACAAGCCGGCGGTCACCCTGATCAAGCCCGAGAACCGCTGGGCCGAGGATCCCTCACCCGAGCAGTTCCACCCGACCCAGTTGCGCAGCCTGGTGCCGGCCGGGCGCCTGGACATCGACTCGGTCGGCCTGCTGGTCCTGACACAGGACGGCCGCATCGCCAAGCAACTGATCGGCGAGAACACGGCGATCGACAAAGAATACCTGGTGCGGGTGCAGTACACCAAGCCGGGCAAGCTGCCGGACGCCGATCTCAAGAAGCTCAACCACGGCCTGTGGATGGACGGCAAGCCGCTGCTGCCGGCCAAGGTGCGCTGGCAGAACGAGGACCAGCTCAGTTTCGTGCTCAAGGAGGGCCGCAAGCGCCAGATCCGGCGCATGTGCGACATGGTGGGGCTGAAAGTGATCGGCCTGAAACGGGTGCGCATCGGCCGCGTGAAGCTGGGCGACTTGCCGCCGGGGCAGTGGCGCTACCTGGGCGCAGACGAGAGTTTCTGA
- a CDS encoding [protein-PII] uridylyltransferase, with the protein MGHAALLDTTRSELRARLKAERQAVFDAFREDGKPEKLLRNLRHVVDGVLADAWRAAGLPANTALVGVGGYGRGELFPYSDVDLLILLGQRPDAITQARLEALVQLLWDLGLEIGHSIRTVDECMVESGADITVQTSLLEARLVTGDAALFGELQRRYREALDPQAFFQAKTAEMRLRHAKYEYTAFALEPNCKESPGALRDLQVILWVAKAAGLAESWGQLATRGLITRMEARQLMEKERAFKDIRIRLHLHTKRREDRLVFDVQTAIAKTFGLSSSGDGPNARRASEYLMQRYYWAAKTVTQLNTILLQNIEAQLFPHPACPVPINERFNEVGGLIDIAADDTFEKTPSAVLEIFVAMTERPDIKGMTARATRALWHARTRIDSAFRADPGNRALFLRILQAPVGLLHALRRMNEFGILGRYLPAFRKIVGQMQHDLFHVYTVDQHIMMVVRNLRRFTMTEHAHEYPFCSQLIANFRDRWLLYVAALFHDIAKGRGGDHSKLGMDDARQFCVEHGLSEEDTELVVFLVEQHLTMSQVAQKQDLSDPDVIAAFAEVVRDERHLTALYLLTVADIRGTSPKVWNAWKAKLLEDLYKVTLRVLGGEPHSADRELRARQREALATLRLFGLDANAHEALWDQLDVAYFLRHDASDIAWQTRALHDKVDSDKPVVRARLAPIGEGLQVAVYIKDQPDLFARICSYFDRKNFSILDAKIHTTRHGYALDSFLVTAEGFAGSYRDIISLIEHELCALLLSQEPLPPPARGRLSRMSRSFPITPTVDLRPDERGQFHVLSVAANDRMGLLYAIASVLTRYRINLHTAKIMTLGERVEDVFLIDGAALNNPRVQVQLETELLDALKI; encoded by the coding sequence ATGGGCCACGCCGCGCTTCTCGACACCACCCGCAGCGAGCTGCGCGCTCGCCTGAAGGCCGAACGCCAGGCCGTGTTCGACGCTTTCCGCGAAGACGGCAAGCCCGAGAAACTGCTGCGCAACCTGCGCCACGTGGTCGACGGCGTGCTGGCCGACGCCTGGCGCGCGGCCGGCCTGCCGGCCAACACCGCCCTGGTGGGCGTGGGCGGCTACGGGCGCGGCGAGCTGTTTCCCTATTCCGACGTCGACCTCCTGATCCTGCTCGGCCAGCGTCCCGACGCCATCACCCAGGCGCGCCTGGAAGCCCTGGTCCAGCTGCTGTGGGACCTGGGCCTGGAGATCGGCCACAGCATCCGCACCGTGGACGAGTGCATGGTCGAATCCGGGGCCGACATCACCGTGCAGACCAGCCTGCTGGAAGCGCGCCTGGTGACCGGCGACGCCGCCCTGTTCGGGGAGCTGCAGCGGCGCTACCGCGAGGCCCTCGACCCGCAGGCCTTCTTCCAGGCCAAGACCGCCGAGATGCGCCTGCGCCACGCCAAGTACGAATACACGGCCTTCGCGCTCGAGCCGAACTGCAAGGAGAGCCCGGGGGCGCTGCGCGACCTGCAGGTGATCCTGTGGGTGGCCAAGGCCGCCGGCCTGGCCGAATCCTGGGGCCAGCTCGCCACCCGCGGCCTGATCACCCGCATGGAAGCGCGCCAGCTGATGGAAAAGGAGCGCGCCTTCAAGGACATCCGGATCCGCCTGCACCTGCACACAAAGCGGCGCGAGGACCGGCTGGTATTCGACGTCCAGACCGCGATCGCCAAGACCTTCGGCCTGTCGTCCAGCGGCGACGGCCCGAACGCGCGCCGCGCCAGCGAATACCTGATGCAGCGCTACTACTGGGCGGCCAAGACCGTCACCCAGCTCAACACCATCCTGCTGCAGAACATCGAAGCCCAGCTGTTCCCGCACCCGGCCTGCCCGGTGCCGATCAACGAGCGCTTCAACGAAGTGGGCGGCCTGATCGACATCGCCGCCGACGACACCTTCGAGAAGACGCCTTCGGCCGTGCTCGAGATCTTCGTCGCCATGACCGAGCGCCCGGACATCAAGGGCATGACGGCGCGCGCCACCCGCGCCCTGTGGCATGCGCGCACCCGCATCGACAGCGCCTTCCGCGCCGACCCGGGCAACCGCGCCCTGTTCCTCCGCATCCTGCAGGCCCCGGTCGGCCTGCTGCACGCGCTGCGCCGCATGAACGAATTCGGCATCCTCGGGCGCTACCTGCCGGCCTTCCGCAAGATCGTCGGCCAGATGCAGCACGACCTGTTCCACGTCTACACCGTGGACCAGCACATCATGATGGTGGTGCGCAACCTGCGCCGCTTCACGATGACCGAGCACGCCCACGAATACCCCTTCTGCAGCCAGCTGATCGCCAATTTCCGCGACCGCTGGCTGCTCTACGTGGCCGCGCTCTTCCACGACATCGCCAAGGGCCGCGGCGGCGACCATTCCAAGCTGGGCATGGACGACGCCCGCCAGTTCTGCGTCGAGCACGGGCTGTCGGAGGAGGACACGGAACTGGTGGTGTTCCTGGTCGAGCAGCACCTGACCATGTCCCAGGTGGCGCAGAAGCAGGACCTGTCCGACCCCGACGTGATCGCCGCCTTCGCCGAGGTGGTGCGCGACGAGCGCCACCTGACCGCCCTCTACCTGCTGACGGTGGCCGACATCCGCGGCACCAGTCCCAAGGTCTGGAACGCCTGGAAGGCCAAGCTGCTGGAAGACCTGTACAAGGTGACCCTGCGGGTGCTGGGCGGCGAGCCGCATTCGGCCGACCGCGAGCTGCGCGCGCGCCAGCGCGAAGCCCTGGCCACCCTGCGCCTGTTCGGCCTGGACGCCAATGCCCACGAAGCCCTGTGGGACCAGCTCGACGTCGCCTACTTCCTGCGCCACGACGCCTCCGACATCGCCTGGCAGACCCGCGCCCTGCACGACAAGGTGGACAGCGACAAGCCGGTGGTGAGGGCGCGCCTGGCGCCGATCGGCGAAGGCCTGCAGGTGGCGGTCTACATCAAGGACCAGCCCGACCTGTTCGCGCGCATCTGCAGCTATTTCGACCGCAAGAACTTCAGCATCCTGGACGCCAAGATCCACACCACGCGCCACGGCTACGCGCTGGACAGCTTCCTGGTCACGGCCGAAGGCTTCGCCGGCAGCTACCGCGACATCATCAGCCTCATCGAGCACGAGCTGTGCGCCCTGCTGCTGTCCCAGGAGCCGTTGCCGCCGCCGGCGCGCGGGCGCCTGTCGCGCATGTCGCGCAGCTTCCCGATCACGCCCACCGTGGACCTGCGCCCGGACGAGCGCGGCCAGTTCCACGTGCTCTCGGTGGCCGCCAACGACCGCATGGGCCTGCTGTACGCGATCGCCAGCGTGCTGACCCGCTACCGCATCAACCTGCATACCGCCAAGATCATGACCCTGGGCGAGCGCGTCGAGGACGTCTTCCTCATCGACGGCGCCGCCCTGAACAACCCGCGCGTCCAGGTCCAGCTCGAGACCGAGCTGCTGGACGCGCTCAAGATCTGA
- the map gene encoding type I methionyl aminopeptidase gives MAAAAAPAHRCEKYEQSMPISIKTPEEIEGMRLAGRLGAEVLDYLTPFVKPGVTTGELDRLAHEYMLNVQGTTPAPLNYAPPGYTPFPKSICTSVNDVICHGIPGDKVLKNGDVLNIDVTVIKDGFHGDNSRMFYVGEPSILARRLSEVTYECMWLGIAKVKPGAHLGDIGHVIQQHAEKHGYSVVREFCGHGIGRVFHEEPQVLHYGRPGTLEKLEAGMIFTIEPMINAGRREIKEMQDGWTIKTKDRSLSAQWEHTVLVTETGFEILTQSAGTPAPPAIVLPLLNQAPAPAPAPALTA, from the coding sequence ATTGCCGCAGCAGCCGCTCCGGCCCACCGTTGCGAGAAGTACGAACAATCTATGCCCATTTCCATCAAGACCCCGGAAGAGATCGAAGGCATGCGCCTGGCAGGACGCCTGGGCGCCGAAGTCCTGGATTACCTGACCCCCTTCGTCAAGCCCGGCGTGACGACCGGCGAACTCGACCGCCTGGCCCACGAGTACATGCTCAATGTCCAGGGCACCACCCCGGCGCCGCTGAACTACGCCCCGCCCGGCTACACCCCCTTCCCGAAATCGATCTGCACCTCGGTCAACGACGTGATCTGCCACGGCATCCCGGGCGACAAGGTGCTCAAGAACGGCGACGTGCTCAACATCGACGTCACCGTCATCAAGGATGGTTTCCACGGCGACAACAGCCGCATGTTCTACGTGGGCGAGCCCTCGATCCTGGCGCGCCGCCTGTCCGAAGTCACCTATGAGTGCATGTGGCTGGGCATCGCCAAGGTCAAGCCGGGCGCCCACCTGGGCGACATCGGCCACGTGATCCAGCAGCACGCCGAGAAGCACGGCTACAGCGTGGTGCGCGAATTCTGCGGCCACGGCATCGGCCGCGTGTTCCACGAGGAGCCTCAGGTGCTGCACTACGGCCGCCCGGGCACCCTCGAGAAGCTGGAAGCGGGCATGATCTTCACCATCGAGCCGATGATCAACGCCGGCCGCCGCGAGATCAAGGAAATGCAGGACGGCTGGACCATCAAGACCAAGGACCGCAGCCTGTCGGCCCAGTGGGAGCACACCGTGCTGGTCACCGAGACCGGTTTCGAGATCCTGACCCAGTCGGCCGGCACCCCGGCCCCGCCGGCGATCGTGCTGCCGCTGCTGAACCAGGCTCCGGCTCCCGCCCCGGCCCCCGCACTCACCGCCTGA